CGCTTCGCCGATATACATCTTTCGCGCAGCGCGGCGGAGCTGAAAAAAGCCTTCGCGCAACCGCTGGGTGACAGCTATCGCGACCAGTTGCCGCGCCTGGCGCGTGATATCGACAGCGCATTGCTGCTGGCGGGACATTACGATCGTGCGCTGGCAAACGAATGGCTGGAGAACTGGCAGGGGCTGTACCATGCCATTGAAACGCGCCAGAGAATCGAGATCGAACACTTTCGTAATACCGCAATTACGCAGGAGCCGTTCTGGCTGCACAGCGGAAAACGCTAACTAAAGGATACTTCGGATGCCGCATGCCTCGCCGTTATCGCAGCACTGGCACACTGTGCTTTCCCGTCTGCCGGAGGCGCTAACCGCGCAGCCACTCAGTGCGCAGGCGCAGTCAGTACTCACTTTCAGTGATTTTGTTCAGGACAGTATCATCACATATCCTGAATGGCTGGCCGAGCTGGAAAGCGCGCCGCCGCAGGCAACGGAGTGGCAGCACTACGCGCAATGGCTCAGTGCGGCACTGCGGGATGTCACGGATGAAGCGGCGCTGATGCGCGTTCTGCGTCAGTTCCGCCGTCGGGTGATGGTGCGTATTGCCTGGGTGCAGGCGCTGCGGCTGGTGGCGGAAGAAGATGTGCTGCAACAACTGAGCGTGCTGGCGGAAACGCTGATCGTCGCCGCGCGCGACTGGCTGTACGACGCCTGCTGCCGTGAATGGGGAACGCCCTGTAACCCGCAGGGCGTTGCGCAGCCGATGCTGATTTTAGGCATGGGCAAACTTGGCGGCGGCGAACTCAATTTCTCTTCTGATATTGATCTGATCTTCGCCTGGCCGGAAAACGGGGCAACCCGTGGCGGCCGGCGCGAGCTGGATAACGCGCAGTTCTTCACCCGCCTTGGGCAACGGCTGATCAAGGTGCTCGACCAGCCAACGCAGGATGGTTTTGTCTACCGCGTAGATATGCGATTACGCCCCTTCGGCGATAGCGGCCCGCTGGTGCTCAGCTTTGCCGCGCTGGAGGATTATTACCAGGAGCAGGGGCGCGACTGGGAGCGCTATGCGATGGTGAAAGCGCGCATTATGGGCGATAACGACGGTGAACACGCCCGTGAGCTGCGTGCCATGCTGCGTCCCTTTGTTTTCCGCCGCTATATCGATTTCAGCGTGATCCAGTCGCTGCGTAATATGAAAGGCATGATTGCCCGCGAAGTCCGCCGCCGTGGCCTGAAAGACAACATTAAGCTGGGCGCGGGCGGCATTCGTGAAATCGAATTTATCGTGCAGGTTTTTCAGCTGATTCGCGGTGGCCGTGAACCGGCGCTGCAATCGCGCTCGCTGTTACCAACGCTGGAAGCCATCGATCAGCTGCACCTGTTACCGGAAGGCGAAGCTGGCAGGTTACGGGCAGCTTATCTGTGGTTGCGGCGTCTGGAAAACCTGCTGCAAAGCATTAATGACGAACAGACGCAGACCTTGCCGGGCGACGATCTCAACCGCGCCCGCCTTGCTTGGGGAATGGGTGTGGCAAGCTGGGATGAACTCAGCAGCACGCTGGAAACGCATATGGCCGCTGTACGCCGCGTCTTCAATGAGTTGATCGGCGACGACGAGAGCGACTCGCCGGAAGATGTGCTTTCCGAAAACTGGCGCGAACTGTGGCAGGATGCACTGCAGGAAGATGACACCACGCCGGTGCTGGCGCATCTTTCCGATGACGATCGCCGCCGCGTAGTGGCGCTGATTGCTGATTTCCGAAAAGAGATGGATAAGCGCACCATCGGCCCGCGCGGGCGCCAGGTGCTGGATCATCTGATGCCGCATTTGCTGAGCGATGTCTGCTCGCGCGACGACGCGCCAGTGCCGTTGTCGCGCCTGACGCCGCTGCTGACAGGCATCATTACGCGTACCACTTATCTTGAGCTACTGAGCGAGTTCCCCGGCGCGCTGAAGCATCTTATTTCGCTCTGTGCGGCATCGCCGATGGTGGCCAGCCAGCTGGCGCGTTATCCGATCCTGCTCGATGAGCTGCTCGATCCCACTACGCTTTATCAGCCGACGGCGATGAACGCCTACCGCGACGAACTGCGGCAATATCTGCTCCGCGTTCCGGAGGATGATGAAGAGCAACAACTGGAAGCGCTGCGGCAGTTTAAACAGGCGCAGTTGCTGCGCGTCGCCGCGGCGGATATCGCCGGTACGCTACCGGTAATGAAAGTGAGCGATCATCTGACGTGGCTTGCGGAAGCGATTATCGATGCGGTAGTACAGCAGGCGTGGGGGCAAATGGTGGCGCGTTATGGTCAGCCAATGCATCTGCGCGATCGGGAAGGGCGTGGGTTTGCCGTTGTCGGTTACGGTAAACTGGGCGGCTGGGAGCTGGGTTATAGTTCCGATCTCGACCTGGTCTTTTTGCACGATTGCCCGATGGATGTGATGACCGACGGCGAGCGGGAGATCGATGGCCGCCAGTTCTATCTGCGCCTTGCCCAGCGCATCATGCACCTGTTCAGCACGCGTACTTCGTCCGGCATTCTCTATGAAGTGGATGCGCGCCTGCGCCCGTCCGGCGCGGCGGGAATGTTAGTGACAACCACCGAATCCTTCGCGGATTACCAGAAAAACGAAGCCTGGACGTGGGAACACCAGGCGCTGGCGCGCGCCCGCGTGGTGTACGGCGATCCGCAACTGGCCGTGGAGTTTGATGCCATTCGCCGCGATATTCTGATGAGCCCGCGCGATGGCGCAACATTGCAAACCGAAGTGCGCGAGATGCGCGAGAAGATGCGCGCCCATCTTAGCAACAAGCATAAAGATCGCTTCGATCTGAAAGCCGATGAAGGCGGTATCACCGACATTGAGTTTATTGCTCAGTATCTGGTGCTGCGCTATGCGCATGACAAACCGAAGCTGACGCGCTGGTCTGATAACGTGCGCATTCTGGAAGGGCTGGCGCAGAACAACATTATGGATGAACAGGAAGCACTGGCGCTGACGCAGGCTTACACCACGCTGCGCGATGAGTTGCACCACCTGGCATTACAGGAGTTGCCGGGGCATGTGGCGTTGTCGTGTTTTGTCGCCGAACGCCAGCTGATCAAAACCAGTTGGAACAAGTGGCTGGTGGAACCGTGCGCCCCGGCGTAAGTGTGATATTATCGCGCGCAAATTTTGTATCTCTCAGGAGACAGGAATGAAAGTGACGCTGCCAGAGTTTAACCAGGCGGGTGTAATGGTGGTTGGCGATGTGATGCTGGACCGTTACTGGTACGGGCCAACCAGCCGCATCTCTCCGGAAGCCCCGGTGCCGGTGGTGAAAGTCGATACGATTGAAGAACGCCCGGGCGGCGCGGCGAACGTGGCGATGAACATTGCTTCGCTGGGCGCAACGGCGCGTCTGGTGGGTCTGACCGGTATTGATGATGCGGCGCGCGCGCTGAGCAAGGCGCTGGCGGATGTCAATGTAAAATGCGACTTCGTTTCTGTTCCCACTCACCCCACCATTACTAAACTGCGCGTCTTGTCGCGCAACCAGCAACTGATCCGCCTGGACTTTGAAGAAGGGTTTGAAGGTGTCGATCCATTGCCAATGCATGAGCGCATCAGCCAGGCGCTCAGCAGCATTGGCGCGCTGGTGCTTTCTGATTACGCCAAAGGCGCGCTGTCCAGCGTTCAGCAGATGATTGCGCTGGCGCGTAAAGCGGGCGTGCCGGTACTGATTGATCCGAAAGGCACTGATTTTGAGCGCTATCGCGGCGCTACGCTGCTGACCCCGAACCTGTCGGAGTTTGAAGCGGTGGCCGGGAAATGCAAAAACGAAGACGAGATCGTTGAACGCGGCATGAAAGTGATTGCCGATTACGACCTTTCTGCGCTGCTGGTGACCCGCTCCGAGCAGGGTATGACGCTGCTGCAACCGGGCAAAGCGCCGCTGCACATGCCGACCCAGGCGCAGGAAGTGTACGATGTGACCGGTGCCGGCGATACGGTGATTGGCGTGCTGGCAGCAACGCTGGCGGCGGGCAATTCGCTGGAAGAAGCCTGCTATTTTGCAAACGCCGCCGCAGGCGTGGTGGTCGGTAAACTCGGTACTTCAACGGTATCGCCTATCGAGCTGGAAAACGCCGTGCGCGGCCGTGCAGAAACCGGCTTCGGCGTGATGAGCGAAGAAGAGCTGAAAGCGGCAGTCGCTGCGGCGCGTAAGCGCGGTGAAAAGGTGGTGATGACGAACGGAGTCTTCGACATTCTGCACGCCGGGCATGTCTCTTATCTGGCGAATGCGCGCAAGCTCGGCGATCGCCTGATTGTTGCGGTTAACAGTGACGCTTCCACCAAACGGCTGAAAGGCGAAACTCGCCCGGTCAACCCGCTGGAGCAACGCATGATCGTGCTGAGCGCGCTGGAAGCGGTGGACTGGGTCGTGTCGTTTGAAGAAGATACGCCGCAGCGTCTGATTGCCGGGATCCTGCCGGATCTGCTGGTAAAAGGCGGTGACTACAAAGCGGAAGATATTGCCGGCAGCAAAGAAGTCTGGGCTAACGGCGGGGAAGTGCTGGTGCTCAACTTTGAAGATGGTTGTTCAACCACCAATATCATCAAAAAGATCCAGAAGCAGGGCGATTAAGCCGGTTATCGGGCCTGCATAATGCGCAGGCCCGGAAAGCGCTCGCGCCATGCGGCGCAAAAGAAATTACGCCTGATCGTCTACCGGTGGAATGGCCGGAGCGGGTTTGACTTCTGCACTTTTACCCCGGTTTTCGAGTTCACTCAGGCGTTGCTCCAGCAGCGCCAGTTTCTCGCGGGTGCGCAGCAGTACCTGCGTTTGCACGTCAAATTCTTCGCGGCTCACCAGATCCAGGCGGGTTAACTGCGCCTGTAACGTCTGACGAATTTTCTTTTCCACATCTTCCCCGAACTCACGGATCCCCTTGGGCATGGATTCGTGAACCTGACGCGCAATCTGTTCAATTTTCTTTGGGTCAATCATTTTAGGTTCCCTGCTCGGATAGGCTCAATAAGTCATTGTAGTGTGATAACCCCAGGTGATAAACCAGAATTGTTTGAAGGTTATGGATTGCCGAAGATTATCAATGGCGTTATAGTTATCCCGCTTATTCTCAGGGCGGGGCGAAATTCCCCACCGGCGGTAAATCAGCAGATGCTGAAAGCCCGCGAGCGCTTCAGGCTAACGTTTGAAGGTCAGCAGATCCGGTGTAATTCCGGGGCCGACGGTTAAAGTCCGGATGGGAGAGAGTAACGAATCTGTCGGGCAATGACGCCCGCTCGCGTTATTTTTTTGCCGCATTGCGACACTCCTAAGACTGCCCTGATTCTGGTAACCATAACTTTATTGAGGTCTTTTACCATGAATCAGACGCTGCTTTCTTCTTTTGGCACGCCTTTCGAACGTATTGAACATGCCCTCGCCGCGCTGCGTGAAGGCCGTGGTGTGATGGTGCTCGATGACGAGGACCGTGAAAATGAAGGCGATATGATTTTCGCTGCAGAAACCATGACCGTTGAGCAGATGGCGCTGACTATTCGCCACGGCAGCGGCATTGTTTGCCTGTGCCTGACCGACGAACGCCGTAAACAGCTCGATCTG
The Kosakonia oryzae genome window above contains:
- the glnE gene encoding bifunctional [glutamate--ammonia ligase]-adenylyl-L-tyrosine phosphorylase/[glutamate--ammonia-ligase] adenylyltransferase, with translation MPHASPLSQHWHTVLSRLPEALTAQPLSAQAQSVLTFSDFVQDSIITYPEWLAELESAPPQATEWQHYAQWLSAALRDVTDEAALMRVLRQFRRRVMVRIAWVQALRLVAEEDVLQQLSVLAETLIVAARDWLYDACCREWGTPCNPQGVAQPMLILGMGKLGGGELNFSSDIDLIFAWPENGATRGGRRELDNAQFFTRLGQRLIKVLDQPTQDGFVYRVDMRLRPFGDSGPLVLSFAALEDYYQEQGRDWERYAMVKARIMGDNDGEHARELRAMLRPFVFRRYIDFSVIQSLRNMKGMIAREVRRRGLKDNIKLGAGGIREIEFIVQVFQLIRGGREPALQSRSLLPTLEAIDQLHLLPEGEAGRLRAAYLWLRRLENLLQSINDEQTQTLPGDDLNRARLAWGMGVASWDELSSTLETHMAAVRRVFNELIGDDESDSPEDVLSENWRELWQDALQEDDTTPVLAHLSDDDRRRVVALIADFRKEMDKRTIGPRGRQVLDHLMPHLLSDVCSRDDAPVPLSRLTPLLTGIITRTTYLELLSEFPGALKHLISLCAASPMVASQLARYPILLDELLDPTTLYQPTAMNAYRDELRQYLLRVPEDDEEQQLEALRQFKQAQLLRVAAADIAGTLPVMKVSDHLTWLAEAIIDAVVQQAWGQMVARYGQPMHLRDREGRGFAVVGYGKLGGWELGYSSDLDLVFLHDCPMDVMTDGEREIDGRQFYLRLAQRIMHLFSTRTSSGILYEVDARLRPSGAAGMLVTTTESFADYQKNEAWTWEHQALARARVVYGDPQLAVEFDAIRRDILMSPRDGATLQTEVREMREKMRAHLSNKHKDRFDLKADEGGITDIEFIAQYLVLRYAHDKPKLTRWSDNVRILEGLAQNNIMDEQEALALTQAYTTLRDELHHLALQELPGHVALSCFVAERQLIKTSWNKWLVEPCAPA
- the hldE gene encoding bifunctional D-glycero-beta-D-manno-heptose-7-phosphate kinase/D-glycero-beta-D-manno-heptose 1-phosphate adenylyltransferase HldE; its protein translation is MKVTLPEFNQAGVMVVGDVMLDRYWYGPTSRISPEAPVPVVKVDTIEERPGGAANVAMNIASLGATARLVGLTGIDDAARALSKALADVNVKCDFVSVPTHPTITKLRVLSRNQQLIRLDFEEGFEGVDPLPMHERISQALSSIGALVLSDYAKGALSSVQQMIALARKAGVPVLIDPKGTDFERYRGATLLTPNLSEFEAVAGKCKNEDEIVERGMKVIADYDLSALLVTRSEQGMTLLQPGKAPLHMPTQAQEVYDVTGAGDTVIGVLAATLAAGNSLEEACYFANAAAGVVVGKLGTSTVSPIELENAVRGRAETGFGVMSEEELKAAVAAARKRGEKVVMTNGVFDILHAGHVSYLANARKLGDRLIVAVNSDASTKRLKGETRPVNPLEQRMIVLSALEAVDWVVSFEEDTPQRLIAGILPDLLVKGGDYKAEDIAGSKEVWANGGEVLVLNFEDGCSTTNIIKKIQKQGD
- the ubiK gene encoding ubiquinone biosynthesis accessory factor UbiK, giving the protein MIDPKKIEQIARQVHESMPKGIREFGEDVEKKIRQTLQAQLTRLDLVSREEFDVQTQVLLRTREKLALLEQRLSELENRGKSAEVKPAPAIPPVDDQA